The Candidatus Sulfotelmatobacter sp. genome has a window encoding:
- a CDS encoding DinB family protein, with amino-acid sequence MTDLHSALSTVLFTRYAANAARVRELATPLSEAQFWRKPFPYGNSFGHLVLHLTGNLSYYIGAQIAQTGYFRDRPREFNDPNPPSKAEALRSFDDAVAMVQKTISAQSPDDWTKEYSGVGSNCSNRLDMILQCAAHMQHHIGQMIYLTYEHARLADQGIG; translated from the coding sequence GTGACGGACCTGCACTCAGCTCTCTCGACTGTTCTCTTCACCCGCTACGCCGCGAATGCCGCCCGCGTGCGCGAACTGGCCACGCCGCTCAGCGAGGCCCAGTTTTGGCGAAAGCCGTTCCCTTATGGCAACAGCTTCGGCCATCTCGTGCTGCACCTGACCGGCAACCTGAGTTACTACATTGGCGCGCAGATCGCGCAGACGGGATACTTCCGCGACCGCCCGCGCGAATTCAACGATCCCAATCCGCCGTCGAAAGCCGAAGCGCTGAGGAGTTTCGATGATGCAGTCGCCATGGTGCAGAAAACTATCAGCGCGCAGTCGCCGGACGATTGGACCAAAGAGTACTCAGGCGTCGGCAGCAATTGCAGCAATCGCCTCGACATGATCCTGCAATGCGCCGCCCACATGCAGCATCACATCGGGCAGATGATCTATCTGACGTACGAGCACGCCCGACTGGCTGACCAGGG
- a CDS encoding type II toxin-antitoxin system VapC family toxin, with protein MPLVLDTHAIIWFLSGSSQLSARARSAIENVERDDDGIFVSAISLVEIIYLCEKGRLPAEAWERLKAALEDPAGNVVVVPLDAAVARAVQEVNRGEVPDMPDRIIAATAASLKAELVTRDRRLQSSGVRTLW; from the coding sequence ATGCCTCTGGTGCTGGACACCCACGCCATCATCTGGTTTCTTTCCGGCTCGTCACAACTGTCCGCAAGAGCGCGCTCCGCGATCGAAAACGTGGAGCGCGATGACGACGGGATTTTTGTCTCAGCGATATCACTGGTTGAAATAATCTATCTCTGTGAGAAGGGTAGACTGCCGGCGGAGGCATGGGAAAGACTCAAGGCCGCGTTGGAAGACCCCGCTGGAAACGTGGTCGTGGTTCCGCTCGACGCTGCTGTTGCACGAGCCGTTCAGGAAGTGAATCGAGGTGAGGTTCCTGACATGCCCGATCGCATCATCGCGGCGACAGCCGCCTCTCTGAAAGCGGAGCTAGTTACGCGTGATCGACGGTTGCAATCCTCTGGTGTTCGAACTCTCTGGTAA